From a region of the Campylobacter showae genome:
- a CDS encoding Cys/Met metabolism pyridoxal-phosphate-dependent enzyme, with protein MNLTSTTRLPVDHMISGALIGAIAAGGVEILNYKKGKVSKTQAVAKTTKIAIQGGIVTACAISASNKLVSARYLAAAATVAVGIAGVVATEKLIKNLEESK; from the coding sequence ATGAATTTAACATCAACAACCAGACTCCCAGTAGATCATATGATAAGCGGCGCGCTAATCGGCGCGATAGCAGCGGGCGGCGTAGAAATACTAAACTATAAAAAAGGCAAGGTCAGCAAGACGCAGGCCGTAGCTAAAACGACTAAAATCGCTATCCAAGGCGGTATCGTCACGGCGTGCGCTATCAGCGCATCAAACAAACTAGTCTCGGCGCGCTATCTTGCGGCTGCGGCAACCGTTGCCGTCGGTATCGCAGGCGTGGTTGCGACGGAGAAACTAATCAAAAATTTAGAGGAAAGTAAATGA
- a CDS encoding aminotransferase, translating into MNEELKQAANAVFLLESQGVKFYENVCKKDEIFDQILAVRRSGLELLKSYADPADPQVFCALACEDLDACFIKALNYELELNAFYENLTDSLSDENFKDVCFRLWATSNNEYIPALKAKLAQILAAQFQGTGDTNQEEQVQTAQNPSENILNAFDSDGFKQISQTLERIGSGQGSKEDAIALLNNPNFSFFGGLALGGLASMMLSKNLDKNKDKE; encoded by the coding sequence ATGAACGAGGAGCTAAAGCAAGCCGCAAATGCGGTGTTTTTACTAGAGTCGCAGGGGGTTAAATTTTACGAAAACGTCTGCAAAAAAGATGAAATTTTTGATCAAATTTTAGCGGTTAGACGAAGCGGACTGGAGCTTTTAAAATCCTACGCAGACCCTGCCGATCCGCAAGTTTTTTGCGCTTTAGCGTGCGAGGATCTTGACGCTTGCTTTATAAAAGCCCTAAACTACGAGCTTGAGCTAAACGCATTTTATGAAAATTTGACCGACAGCCTGAGCGATGAAAACTTTAAAGACGTCTGCTTTAGGCTCTGGGCTACGTCAAATAACGAATACATTCCGGCTCTCAAAGCAAAACTGGCTCAAATTTTAGCCGCGCAGTTTCAAGGCACAGGTGACACCAATCAAGAGGAACAAGTGCAAACGGCTCAAAATCCGAGCGAAAATATCTTAAACGCTTTTGATTCGGATGGCTTTAAACAAATCAGTCAAACGCTAGAGCGCATAGGCTCTGGACAAGGCAGCAAAGAGGACGCTATCGCGCTTTTAAACAATCCGAATTTTTCGTTTTTCGGCGGACTAGCGCTGGGCGGCCTAGCCAGTATGATGCTAAGTAAAAATTTAGACAAAAATAAAGATAAAGAATAA
- a CDS encoding HMA2 domain-containing protein: MSAAPHIPSELVLRIASYFTPIHHVAGRLRVRVSSDIKKEADSLPLEKIDQTIKQIDGIKNVKFNKLIGSATIEYDHEIFPKKMWDDLLKGQNLHEISALINNLAQKATGGAR, from the coding sequence ATGAGCGCAGCACCACATATACCATCGGAGTTAGTCTTACGCATAGCTTCGTATTTTACGCCGATCCACCACGTCGCAGGCCGCCTAAGAGTCCGCGTCAGCAGCGATATCAAAAAAGAAGCGGACAGCTTACCGTTAGAAAAAATAGATCAAACGATCAAGCAAATAGACGGCATAAAAAACGTTAAATTTAACAAGCTAATCGGCTCCGCAACGATCGAATACGACCACGAAATTTTCCCGAAAAAGATGTGGGACGATCTGCTAAAAGGCCAAAATTTACACGAAATCTCAGCCCTCATCAACAATCTAGCTCAAAAAGCTACCGGCGGCGCAAGATGA
- a CDS encoding Fur family transcriptional regulator: MHTFDKFYMKFLELLRDYGYKNSAAKEQILKILFSSDEHLSASEIQNKIKSEFRRNVSLTAIYQFLNFLQDFGFVLSFEENGINKFELNLKSHHDHLICIKCGAAESFFDKYIEEKQDQICLNLGFKLEGHAMILYGICPKCQNK, encoded by the coding sequence ATGCACACTTTTGATAAATTTTATATGAAATTTTTAGAGCTTTTGCGGGATTACGGATATAAAAATTCCGCGGCAAAAGAGCAAATTTTAAAAATTTTATTTTCCAGCGACGAGCACCTTAGCGCGAGCGAAATACAAAATAAAATCAAGAGCGAATTTAGACGAAATGTGAGCCTCACGGCGATCTATCAGTTTTTAAATTTTTTGCAGGACTTCGGTTTCGTTTTAAGCTTTGAAGAGAACGGGATAAATAAATTCGAGCTAAATTTAAAGTCGCATCACGACCATCTAATCTGCATAAAATGCGGCGCGGCGGAGAGTTTTTTCGATAAATATATAGAAGAAAAACAAGATCAAATTTGTTTAAATTTGGGCTTTAAACTCGAAGGCCATGCGATGATTTTATACGGAATTTGTCCAAAGTGCCAAAACAAATAG